One Hordeum vulgare subsp. vulgare chromosome 4H, MorexV3_pseudomolecules_assembly, whole genome shotgun sequence DNA window includes the following coding sequences:
- the LOC123449690 gene encoding uncharacterized protein LOC123449690 isoform X6, producing MALPGGPATPTPEQPEPLRLAEEEVREAELFEDAVDVSPTASAHPVTWREGEAAPSSSPSMSVSIPPRDEAGAADDEEEAYESPPASGASGPPGIDGAGWSPSVSESREGSASPSGQRARGAEEEEGNWGALSGAAGSPGMEDSRSRSSSAPPSPGPSSSSAPQIRPHPRHVRTSSFQRFRQQMQRAWKWGPVGGGGGAERSPREQLLRTTVNIEAMANQKRQWYQIHAKVRDQNQFKEPSSLFEHFFVVGLHSYANVAVIEDAFAKKKAWESNVACSEVVDLSKIQYHGPIPTMEPQILFKYPPGKKEEIREADLPSFCFPEGVKARLVERTPSMSDLNEVIFGQEHLCRDDLSFIFFLKVSDNAPLYGVCLHVQEIVQRAPGILGAVSPLNQTSYKPSRFLVSAPRCYCLLTRVPFFELHYEMLNSIISQERLERITQFASEIALAGPVPRSLREQLQDQSDGDFESPNGLSYNDWTEYAVPVNSISGLVSSPGLTSERDAPSYLFRNWEPNSPESISASETSDSSYAKEPEKEGRHSFQQYEDCISQNMESRCDSFGRASSTYENGQTSPDLLSMHSATSTRLERTPSMESLHSSVKGAGSDEEDDEVNVKNESGVDDGKVLGWAKAHNNEPLQIVCGYHTLPLPPHGGEIVFQPLEHLQPVKYSRPGLSSLGLGDSNLDNDLNSAETNLVIVNARLVAAEEALALSIWTMATVCRALSLESMLALFTGVLLEKQIVVICPNLLSRMLNCREYCQQLFCQLYQ from the exons ATGGCGCTCCCCGGCGGCCCCGCCACGCCGACGCCGGAGCAGCCGGAGCCGCTCAggctggcggaggaggaggtgcggGAGGCGGAGCTGTTCGAGGATGCGGTGGACGTCTCGCCGACCGCCTCCGCGCACCCGGTGACATGGCGCGAGGGCGAGGCTgcaccgtcgtcgtcgccgtcgatgTCGGTGTCGATTCCGCCGCGCGACGAGGCGGGGGCcgcggacgacgaggaggaggcgtACGAGTCACCTCCGGCGTCGGGAGCGTCGGGGCCTCCGGGGATTGACGGCGCGGGCTGGTCGCCTTCGGTTTCCGAATCGCGAGAGGGCAGCGCCTCGCCGTCGGGGCAGCGCGCGAGgggcgcggaggaggaggaggggaattgGGGGGCCCTGTCGGGGGCAGCAGGCTCGCCAGGGATGGAGGACTCGAGGTCCAGGTCCTCGTCGGCACCGCCTTCGCCCGGGCCGTCGTCCTCGTCTGCGCCGCAGATCAGGCCGCACCCGCGCCACGTGCGGACCAGCAGCTTCCAGCGGTTCCGGCAGCAGATGCAGCGCGCGTGGAAGTGGGGCCCCGTcggaggtggaggaggcgccgAGAGGAGCCCCAGGGAGCAGTTGCTGCGCACTACGGTCAACATTGAGGCTATGGCGAACCAGAAGCGGCAGTGGTATCAAATCCACGCCAAGGTGCGG GATCAGAATCAGTTTAAGGAACCATCATCGCTCTTTGAACATTTTTTCGTAGTTGGACTCCATTCTTATGCAAATGTTGCAGTAATTGAGGATGCTTTTGCAAAAAAGAAAGCTTGGGAGTCTAATGTGGCATGTTCAGAGGTTGTTGATCTTAGTAAAATTCAGTACCATGGACCAATACCAACCATGGAACCACAG ATTCTTTTCAAATATCCACCTGGAAAGAAAGAGGAAATTCGAGAGGCTGATTTACCCTCATTCTGTTTTCCTGAAGGCGTAAAG GCTCGCTTAGTTGAGAGGACTCCTTCCATGAGTGATCTAAATGAAGTGATATTTGGGCAG GAACATCTGTGCCGAGATGATTTGTCCTTTATCTTCTTCCTAAAG GTATCAGACAATGCACCACTATATGGTGTTTGCCTTCATGTCCAGGAAATTGTTCAAAGGGCCCCTGGTATACTAGGAGCAGTCTCACCCCTAAATCAGACTTCCTACAAGCCAAGCCGTTTCTTGGTTTCTGCACCACGTTGTTACTGTTTACTTACAAGAGTACCTTTTTTTGAGCTACATTATGAGATGTTAAACAG CATAATTTCACAGGAGAGGCTTGAAAGGATAACACAGTTTGCCAGTGAAATTGCTCTGGCAGGGCCAGTCCCCCGTTCCTTGAGAGAGCAGTTACAAGATCAATCAGATGGGGATTTTGAATCTCCAAATGGGCTTTCGTACAATGACTGGACAGAATATGCTGTACCCGTCAACAGTATATCAGGTCTTGTTTCTTCACCAGGACTTACATCAGAAAGAGACGCCCCTTCATATTTGTTCAGGAATTGGGAACCTAATTCTCCTGAAAGTATATCGGCTAGTGAGACTTCAGATTCTAGTTATGCTAAAGAACCTGAGAAGGAAGGAAGACATAGTTTCCAACAATACGAAGACTGTATATCACAGAACATGGAATCCCGCTGTGATAGCTTTGGAAGAGCAAGTAGTACTTATGAGAATGGACAAACTTCCCCAGATCTTCTGTCCATGCATTCTGCTACCTCTACAAGATTAGAACGCACACCGAGTATGGAGTCTTTACACAG TTCAGTCAAAGGTGCTGGGTCAGATGAAGAAGACGATGAAGTAAATGTGAAGAATGAAAGTGGTGTTGATGATGGCAAAGTTCTGGGATGGGCTAAG GCACACAATAATGAACCTCTACAAATTGTTTGTGGTTACCATACTCTTCCTCTGCCACCTCACGGAGGAGAAATTGTCTTCCAACCCCTTGAACATCTCCAGCCTGTTAAATACTCCCGGCCTGGATTATCATCATTGGGGTTAGGAGACTCAAATTTGGACAATGATTTGAATTCGGCAGAAACAAATCTG GTAATTGTGAATGCCCGTTTGGTCGCTGCAGAAGAAGCTCTTGCATTATCAATATGGACTATGGCTACAGTTTGTCGTGCTTTATCTCTGGAAAGT ATGCTAGCATTATTCACTGGAGTTCTGTTGGAGAAGCAAATTGTGGTAATATGCCCAAATCTG CTCTCTCGAATGCTTAACTGCAGGGAGTACTGTCAGCAATTGTTTTGTCAATTATACCAATGA
- the LOC123449690 gene encoding uncharacterized protein LOC123449690 isoform X1, with the protein MALPGGPATPTPEQPEPLRLAEEEVREAELFEDAVDVSPTASAHPVTWREGEAAPSSSPSMSVSIPPRDEAGAADDEEEAYESPPASGASGPPGIDGAGWSPSVSESREGSASPSGQRARGAEEEEGNWGALSGAAGSPGMEDSRSRSSSAPPSPGPSSSSAPQIRPHPRHVRTSSFQRFRQQMQRAWKWGPVGGGGGAERSPREQLLRTTVNIEAMANQKRQWYQIHAKVRDQNQFKEPSSLFEHFFVVGLHSYANVAVIEDAFAKKKAWESNVACSEVVDLSKIQYHGPIPTMEPQILFKYPPGKKEEIREADLPSFCFPEGVKARLVERTPSMSDLNEVIFGQEHLCRDDLSFIFFLKVSDNAPLYGVCLHVQEIVQRAPGILGAVSPLNQTSYKPSRFLVSAPRCYCLLTRVPFFELHYEMLNSIISQERLERITQFASEIALAGPVPRSLREQLQDQSDGDFESPNGLSYNDWTEYAVPVNSISGLVSSPGLTSERDAPSYLFRNWEPNSPESISASETSDSSYAKEPEKEGRHSFQQYEDCISQNMESRCDSFGRASSTYENGQTSPDLLSMHSATSTRLERTPSMESLHSSVKGAGSDEEDDEVNVKNESGVDDGKVLGWAKAHNNEPLQIVCGYHTLPLPPHGGEIVFQPLEHLQPVKYSRPGLSSLGLGDSNLDNDLNSAETNLVIVNARLVAAEEALALSIWTMATVCRALSLESMLALFTGVLLEKQIVVICPNLGVLSAIVLSIIPMIRPFQWQSLLLPVLPRKLIDFIDAPVPFIAGIQHKPPDIKMKASSLVRINVQKDQVKANLLPQLPRYKDLVSDLSPIHSRLSCEDALAKKHPMYKCNEVQAKASMQFLNVLRSYLESLCSELRYHTITNVQSDNDRVSLLLKDSFIDSFPSKDRPFMKLFVETQMFSVLSDSRLATFENEHTRGFASAGDQNMNLD; encoded by the exons ATGGCGCTCCCCGGCGGCCCCGCCACGCCGACGCCGGAGCAGCCGGAGCCGCTCAggctggcggaggaggaggtgcggGAGGCGGAGCTGTTCGAGGATGCGGTGGACGTCTCGCCGACCGCCTCCGCGCACCCGGTGACATGGCGCGAGGGCGAGGCTgcaccgtcgtcgtcgccgtcgatgTCGGTGTCGATTCCGCCGCGCGACGAGGCGGGGGCcgcggacgacgaggaggaggcgtACGAGTCACCTCCGGCGTCGGGAGCGTCGGGGCCTCCGGGGATTGACGGCGCGGGCTGGTCGCCTTCGGTTTCCGAATCGCGAGAGGGCAGCGCCTCGCCGTCGGGGCAGCGCGCGAGgggcgcggaggaggaggaggggaattgGGGGGCCCTGTCGGGGGCAGCAGGCTCGCCAGGGATGGAGGACTCGAGGTCCAGGTCCTCGTCGGCACCGCCTTCGCCCGGGCCGTCGTCCTCGTCTGCGCCGCAGATCAGGCCGCACCCGCGCCACGTGCGGACCAGCAGCTTCCAGCGGTTCCGGCAGCAGATGCAGCGCGCGTGGAAGTGGGGCCCCGTcggaggtggaggaggcgccgAGAGGAGCCCCAGGGAGCAGTTGCTGCGCACTACGGTCAACATTGAGGCTATGGCGAACCAGAAGCGGCAGTGGTATCAAATCCACGCCAAGGTGCGG GATCAGAATCAGTTTAAGGAACCATCATCGCTCTTTGAACATTTTTTCGTAGTTGGACTCCATTCTTATGCAAATGTTGCAGTAATTGAGGATGCTTTTGCAAAAAAGAAAGCTTGGGAGTCTAATGTGGCATGTTCAGAGGTTGTTGATCTTAGTAAAATTCAGTACCATGGACCAATACCAACCATGGAACCACAG ATTCTTTTCAAATATCCACCTGGAAAGAAAGAGGAAATTCGAGAGGCTGATTTACCCTCATTCTGTTTTCCTGAAGGCGTAAAG GCTCGCTTAGTTGAGAGGACTCCTTCCATGAGTGATCTAAATGAAGTGATATTTGGGCAG GAACATCTGTGCCGAGATGATTTGTCCTTTATCTTCTTCCTAAAG GTATCAGACAATGCACCACTATATGGTGTTTGCCTTCATGTCCAGGAAATTGTTCAAAGGGCCCCTGGTATACTAGGAGCAGTCTCACCCCTAAATCAGACTTCCTACAAGCCAAGCCGTTTCTTGGTTTCTGCACCACGTTGTTACTGTTTACTTACAAGAGTACCTTTTTTTGAGCTACATTATGAGATGTTAAACAG CATAATTTCACAGGAGAGGCTTGAAAGGATAACACAGTTTGCCAGTGAAATTGCTCTGGCAGGGCCAGTCCCCCGTTCCTTGAGAGAGCAGTTACAAGATCAATCAGATGGGGATTTTGAATCTCCAAATGGGCTTTCGTACAATGACTGGACAGAATATGCTGTACCCGTCAACAGTATATCAGGTCTTGTTTCTTCACCAGGACTTACATCAGAAAGAGACGCCCCTTCATATTTGTTCAGGAATTGGGAACCTAATTCTCCTGAAAGTATATCGGCTAGTGAGACTTCAGATTCTAGTTATGCTAAAGAACCTGAGAAGGAAGGAAGACATAGTTTCCAACAATACGAAGACTGTATATCACAGAACATGGAATCCCGCTGTGATAGCTTTGGAAGAGCAAGTAGTACTTATGAGAATGGACAAACTTCCCCAGATCTTCTGTCCATGCATTCTGCTACCTCTACAAGATTAGAACGCACACCGAGTATGGAGTCTTTACACAG TTCAGTCAAAGGTGCTGGGTCAGATGAAGAAGACGATGAAGTAAATGTGAAGAATGAAAGTGGTGTTGATGATGGCAAAGTTCTGGGATGGGCTAAG GCACACAATAATGAACCTCTACAAATTGTTTGTGGTTACCATACTCTTCCTCTGCCACCTCACGGAGGAGAAATTGTCTTCCAACCCCTTGAACATCTCCAGCCTGTTAAATACTCCCGGCCTGGATTATCATCATTGGGGTTAGGAGACTCAAATTTGGACAATGATTTGAATTCGGCAGAAACAAATCTG GTAATTGTGAATGCCCGTTTGGTCGCTGCAGAAGAAGCTCTTGCATTATCAATATGGACTATGGCTACAGTTTGTCGTGCTTTATCTCTGGAAAGT ATGCTAGCATTATTCACTGGAGTTCTGTTGGAGAAGCAAATTGTGGTAATATGCCCAAATCTG GGAGTACTGTCAGCAATTGTTTTGTCAATTATACCAATGATAAGGCCATTCCAGTGGCAAAGTTTACTGCTTCCT GTTCTACCAAGAAAATTGATTGATTTCATTGATGCCCCTGTCCCTTTCATT GCTGGTATCCAACACAAACCCCCTGATATCAAGATGAAAGCGTCTAGTCTTGTCAGAATCAACGTACAGAAAGATCAG GTCAAGGCAAATTTATTGCCTCAACTTCCACGTTACAAGGACCTCGTTTCTGATCTCAGTCCAATTCATTCTAGACTTTCATGTGAGGATGCTTTGGCCAAGAAACATCCTATGTATAAATGCAACGAAGTTCAG GCTAAGGCATCTATGCAGTTCTTAAATGTTCTTAGATCATACTTGGAGTCACTTTGTTCTGAATTGCGCTATCATACCATCACCAATGTACAGTCAGATAATGACAGG GTTTCATTGCTTCTGAAGGACAGTTTTATTGATTCCTTCCCCTCGAAGGATCGACCGTTCATGAAG CTCTTCGTGGAAACACAGATGTTCTCTGTTCTATCAGATTCTCGACTTGCCAcatttgaaaacgagcacacacgaGGCTTTGCTTCAGCTGGAGATCAGAATATGAACCTCGATTGA
- the LOC123449690 gene encoding uncharacterized protein LOC123449690 isoform X5 — MALPGGPATPTPEQPEPLRLAEEEVREAELFEDAVDVSPTASAHPVTWREGEAAPSSSPSMSVSIPPRDEAGAADDEEEAYESPPASGASGPPGIDGAGWSPSVSESREGSASPSGQRARGAEEEEGNWGALSGAAGSPGMEDSRSRSSSAPPSPGPSSSSAPQIRPHPRHVRTSSFQRFRQQMQRAWKWGPVGGGGGAERSPREQLLRTTVNIEAMANQKRQWYQIHAKVRDQNQFKEPSSLFEHFFVVGLHSYANVAVIEDAFAKKKAWESNVACSEVVDLSKIQYHGPIPTMEPQILFKYPPGKKEEIREADLPSFCFPEGVKARLVERTPSMSDLNEVIFGQEHLCRDDLSFIFFLKVSDNAPLYGVCLHVQEIVQRAPGILGAVSPLNQTSYKPSRFLVSAPRCYCLLTRVPFFELHYEMLNSIISQERLERITQFASEIALAGPVPRSLREQLQDQSDGDFESPNGLSYNDWTEYAVPVNSISGLVSSPGLTSERDAPSYLFRNWEPNSPESISASETSDSSYAKEPEKEGRHSFQQYEDCISQNMESRCDSFGRASSTYENGQTSPDLLSMHSATSTRLERTPSMESLHSSVKGAGSDEEDDEVNVKNESGVDDGKVLGWAKAHNNEPLQIVCGYHTLPLPPHGGEIVFQPLEHLQPVKYSRPGLSSLGLGDSNLDNDLNSAETNLVIVNARLVAAEEALALSIWTMATVCRALSLESMLALFTGVLLEKQIVVICPNLGVLSAIVLSIIPMIRPFQWQSLLLPVLPRKLIDFIDAPVPFIGLYVLFYRLVSNTNPLISR, encoded by the exons ATGGCGCTCCCCGGCGGCCCCGCCACGCCGACGCCGGAGCAGCCGGAGCCGCTCAggctggcggaggaggaggtgcggGAGGCGGAGCTGTTCGAGGATGCGGTGGACGTCTCGCCGACCGCCTCCGCGCACCCGGTGACATGGCGCGAGGGCGAGGCTgcaccgtcgtcgtcgccgtcgatgTCGGTGTCGATTCCGCCGCGCGACGAGGCGGGGGCcgcggacgacgaggaggaggcgtACGAGTCACCTCCGGCGTCGGGAGCGTCGGGGCCTCCGGGGATTGACGGCGCGGGCTGGTCGCCTTCGGTTTCCGAATCGCGAGAGGGCAGCGCCTCGCCGTCGGGGCAGCGCGCGAGgggcgcggaggaggaggaggggaattgGGGGGCCCTGTCGGGGGCAGCAGGCTCGCCAGGGATGGAGGACTCGAGGTCCAGGTCCTCGTCGGCACCGCCTTCGCCCGGGCCGTCGTCCTCGTCTGCGCCGCAGATCAGGCCGCACCCGCGCCACGTGCGGACCAGCAGCTTCCAGCGGTTCCGGCAGCAGATGCAGCGCGCGTGGAAGTGGGGCCCCGTcggaggtggaggaggcgccgAGAGGAGCCCCAGGGAGCAGTTGCTGCGCACTACGGTCAACATTGAGGCTATGGCGAACCAGAAGCGGCAGTGGTATCAAATCCACGCCAAGGTGCGG GATCAGAATCAGTTTAAGGAACCATCATCGCTCTTTGAACATTTTTTCGTAGTTGGACTCCATTCTTATGCAAATGTTGCAGTAATTGAGGATGCTTTTGCAAAAAAGAAAGCTTGGGAGTCTAATGTGGCATGTTCAGAGGTTGTTGATCTTAGTAAAATTCAGTACCATGGACCAATACCAACCATGGAACCACAG ATTCTTTTCAAATATCCACCTGGAAAGAAAGAGGAAATTCGAGAGGCTGATTTACCCTCATTCTGTTTTCCTGAAGGCGTAAAG GCTCGCTTAGTTGAGAGGACTCCTTCCATGAGTGATCTAAATGAAGTGATATTTGGGCAG GAACATCTGTGCCGAGATGATTTGTCCTTTATCTTCTTCCTAAAG GTATCAGACAATGCACCACTATATGGTGTTTGCCTTCATGTCCAGGAAATTGTTCAAAGGGCCCCTGGTATACTAGGAGCAGTCTCACCCCTAAATCAGACTTCCTACAAGCCAAGCCGTTTCTTGGTTTCTGCACCACGTTGTTACTGTTTACTTACAAGAGTACCTTTTTTTGAGCTACATTATGAGATGTTAAACAG CATAATTTCACAGGAGAGGCTTGAAAGGATAACACAGTTTGCCAGTGAAATTGCTCTGGCAGGGCCAGTCCCCCGTTCCTTGAGAGAGCAGTTACAAGATCAATCAGATGGGGATTTTGAATCTCCAAATGGGCTTTCGTACAATGACTGGACAGAATATGCTGTACCCGTCAACAGTATATCAGGTCTTGTTTCTTCACCAGGACTTACATCAGAAAGAGACGCCCCTTCATATTTGTTCAGGAATTGGGAACCTAATTCTCCTGAAAGTATATCGGCTAGTGAGACTTCAGATTCTAGTTATGCTAAAGAACCTGAGAAGGAAGGAAGACATAGTTTCCAACAATACGAAGACTGTATATCACAGAACATGGAATCCCGCTGTGATAGCTTTGGAAGAGCAAGTAGTACTTATGAGAATGGACAAACTTCCCCAGATCTTCTGTCCATGCATTCTGCTACCTCTACAAGATTAGAACGCACACCGAGTATGGAGTCTTTACACAG TTCAGTCAAAGGTGCTGGGTCAGATGAAGAAGACGATGAAGTAAATGTGAAGAATGAAAGTGGTGTTGATGATGGCAAAGTTCTGGGATGGGCTAAG GCACACAATAATGAACCTCTACAAATTGTTTGTGGTTACCATACTCTTCCTCTGCCACCTCACGGAGGAGAAATTGTCTTCCAACCCCTTGAACATCTCCAGCCTGTTAAATACTCCCGGCCTGGATTATCATCATTGGGGTTAGGAGACTCAAATTTGGACAATGATTTGAATTCGGCAGAAACAAATCTG GTAATTGTGAATGCCCGTTTGGTCGCTGCAGAAGAAGCTCTTGCATTATCAATATGGACTATGGCTACAGTTTGTCGTGCTTTATCTCTGGAAAGT ATGCTAGCATTATTCACTGGAGTTCTGTTGGAGAAGCAAATTGTGGTAATATGCCCAAATCTG GGAGTACTGTCAGCAATTGTTTTGTCAATTATACCAATGATAAGGCCATTCCAGTGGCAAAGTTTACTGCTTCCT GTTCTACCAAGAAAATTGATTGATTTCATTGATGCCCCTGTCCCTTTCATT GGATTGTATGTTCTCTTCTACAGGCTGGTATCCAACACAAACCCCCTGATATCAAGATGA
- the LOC123449690 gene encoding uncharacterized protein LOC123449690 isoform X7: MALPGGPATPTPEQPEPLRLAEEEVREAELFEDAVDVSPTASAHPVTWREGEAAPSSSPSMSVSIPPRDEAGAADDEEEAYESPPASGASGPPGIDGAGWSPSVSESREGSASPSGQRARGAEEEEGNWGALSGAAGSPGMEDSRSRSSSAPPSPGPSSSSAPQIRPHPRHVRTSSFQRFRQQMQRAWKWGPVGGGGGAERSPREQLLRTTVNIEAMANQKRQWYQIHAKVRDQNQFKEPSSLFEHFFVVGLHSYANVAVIEDAFAKKKAWESNVACSEVVDLSKIQYHGPIPTMEPQILFKYPPGKKEEIREADLPSFCFPEGVKARLVERTPSMSDLNEVIFGQEHLCRDDLSFIFFLKVSDNAPLYGVCLHVQEIVQRAPGILGAVSPLNQTSYKPSRFLVSAPRCYCLLTRVPFFELHYEMLNSIISQERLERITQFASEIALAGPVPRSLREQLQDQSDGDFESPNGLSYNDWTEYAVPVNSISGLVSSPGLTSERDAPSYLFRNWEPNSPESISASETSDSSYAKEPEKEGRHSFQQYEDCISQNMESRCDSFGRASSTYENGQTSPDLLSMHSATSTRLERTPSMESLHSSVKGAGSDEEDDEVNVKNESGVDDGKVLGWAKAHNNEPLQIVCGYHTLPLPPHGGEIVFQPLEHLQPVKYSRPGLSSLGLGDSNLDNDLNSAETNLVIVNARLVAAEEALALSIWTMATVCRALSLMLALFTGVLLEKQIVVICPNLLSRMLNCREYCQQLFCQLYQ, translated from the exons ATGGCGCTCCCCGGCGGCCCCGCCACGCCGACGCCGGAGCAGCCGGAGCCGCTCAggctggcggaggaggaggtgcggGAGGCGGAGCTGTTCGAGGATGCGGTGGACGTCTCGCCGACCGCCTCCGCGCACCCGGTGACATGGCGCGAGGGCGAGGCTgcaccgtcgtcgtcgccgtcgatgTCGGTGTCGATTCCGCCGCGCGACGAGGCGGGGGCcgcggacgacgaggaggaggcgtACGAGTCACCTCCGGCGTCGGGAGCGTCGGGGCCTCCGGGGATTGACGGCGCGGGCTGGTCGCCTTCGGTTTCCGAATCGCGAGAGGGCAGCGCCTCGCCGTCGGGGCAGCGCGCGAGgggcgcggaggaggaggaggggaattgGGGGGCCCTGTCGGGGGCAGCAGGCTCGCCAGGGATGGAGGACTCGAGGTCCAGGTCCTCGTCGGCACCGCCTTCGCCCGGGCCGTCGTCCTCGTCTGCGCCGCAGATCAGGCCGCACCCGCGCCACGTGCGGACCAGCAGCTTCCAGCGGTTCCGGCAGCAGATGCAGCGCGCGTGGAAGTGGGGCCCCGTcggaggtggaggaggcgccgAGAGGAGCCCCAGGGAGCAGTTGCTGCGCACTACGGTCAACATTGAGGCTATGGCGAACCAGAAGCGGCAGTGGTATCAAATCCACGCCAAGGTGCGG GATCAGAATCAGTTTAAGGAACCATCATCGCTCTTTGAACATTTTTTCGTAGTTGGACTCCATTCTTATGCAAATGTTGCAGTAATTGAGGATGCTTTTGCAAAAAAGAAAGCTTGGGAGTCTAATGTGGCATGTTCAGAGGTTGTTGATCTTAGTAAAATTCAGTACCATGGACCAATACCAACCATGGAACCACAG ATTCTTTTCAAATATCCACCTGGAAAGAAAGAGGAAATTCGAGAGGCTGATTTACCCTCATTCTGTTTTCCTGAAGGCGTAAAG GCTCGCTTAGTTGAGAGGACTCCTTCCATGAGTGATCTAAATGAAGTGATATTTGGGCAG GAACATCTGTGCCGAGATGATTTGTCCTTTATCTTCTTCCTAAAG GTATCAGACAATGCACCACTATATGGTGTTTGCCTTCATGTCCAGGAAATTGTTCAAAGGGCCCCTGGTATACTAGGAGCAGTCTCACCCCTAAATCAGACTTCCTACAAGCCAAGCCGTTTCTTGGTTTCTGCACCACGTTGTTACTGTTTACTTACAAGAGTACCTTTTTTTGAGCTACATTATGAGATGTTAAACAG CATAATTTCACAGGAGAGGCTTGAAAGGATAACACAGTTTGCCAGTGAAATTGCTCTGGCAGGGCCAGTCCCCCGTTCCTTGAGAGAGCAGTTACAAGATCAATCAGATGGGGATTTTGAATCTCCAAATGGGCTTTCGTACAATGACTGGACAGAATATGCTGTACCCGTCAACAGTATATCAGGTCTTGTTTCTTCACCAGGACTTACATCAGAAAGAGACGCCCCTTCATATTTGTTCAGGAATTGGGAACCTAATTCTCCTGAAAGTATATCGGCTAGTGAGACTTCAGATTCTAGTTATGCTAAAGAACCTGAGAAGGAAGGAAGACATAGTTTCCAACAATACGAAGACTGTATATCACAGAACATGGAATCCCGCTGTGATAGCTTTGGAAGAGCAAGTAGTACTTATGAGAATGGACAAACTTCCCCAGATCTTCTGTCCATGCATTCTGCTACCTCTACAAGATTAGAACGCACACCGAGTATGGAGTCTTTACACAG TTCAGTCAAAGGTGCTGGGTCAGATGAAGAAGACGATGAAGTAAATGTGAAGAATGAAAGTGGTGTTGATGATGGCAAAGTTCTGGGATGGGCTAAG GCACACAATAATGAACCTCTACAAATTGTTTGTGGTTACCATACTCTTCCTCTGCCACCTCACGGAGGAGAAATTGTCTTCCAACCCCTTGAACATCTCCAGCCTGTTAAATACTCCCGGCCTGGATTATCATCATTGGGGTTAGGAGACTCAAATTTGGACAATGATTTGAATTCGGCAGAAACAAATCTG GTAATTGTGAATGCCCGTTTGGTCGCTGCAGAAGAAGCTCTTGCATTATCAATATGGACTATGGCTACAGTTTGTCGTGCTTTATCTCTG ATGCTAGCATTATTCACTGGAGTTCTGTTGGAGAAGCAAATTGTGGTAATATGCCCAAATCTG CTCTCTCGAATGCTTAACTGCAGGGAGTACTGTCAGCAATTGTTTTGTCAATTATACCAATGA